The sequence below is a genomic window from Chthoniobacterales bacterium.
GAGCTGGGAAGAAGCGATCGATTGCGCCAGGACCTTGGGGAAACGCGTCGGCGATGAGCTGGAGATTCCAGTCTATCTCTACGAAAAGGCAGCGAGCGATTCTTCCCGGTCCAATCTCTCGGTCATCCGGGCGGGAGAGTACGAAGGCTTTTTCGAGAAGATAAAAGAGCCTGCCTGGAAACCGGATTTTGGGCCTGCGGTTTTCAGCGAAAAGTCGGGCGCGACGGTAATCGGGGCCCGGGATTTTCTCGTGGCCTACAATGCAAACCTGAATACGCGAGCGGTGCGCAGAGCCAATTCCGTCGCTTTTGACGTGCGTGAAAATGGCCGGGTGAAGACAGACGATGGGACGCCTTCCGGGAAGCCGGTGCTCGATGAGAACGGGGAACCGGTCCGCATTCCCGGAACGTTGAAGCACGTCAAGGCGATTGGCTGGTATGTGGAGGAATATGGAATGGCGCAGGTTTCCATGAACCTGACCAATCTGGAGGAGACGCCGTTACACGCCGCGTTCGATGCCTGCAGCGAATCAGCCAGCAACCGCGGGCTGCGCGTCACGGGTTCGGAAATCGTTGGGATGCTCCCAAAGAAATGTCTGGTGGAAGCTGGCCGATATTTTCTTCGGAAACAGAAGTGGTCGGAAGGCGCATCGGAGGAGGAACTCATCGACGTCGCCGTTCGCTCGATGGGATTAAGTGAGTTGAAACCGTTCGATCCCAAAGAGAAGATCATCGAATTCAAGATGGAATCCGCTGCCAAGAAATCGCTGGTGAAGATGGACCTGCGGCAGTTCTGCAACGAGACCTTGAGCGATTCGCCGGCGCCGGGCGGCGGTTCCGTGGCCGCGTTGATGGGCGCCCTTGGGATTTCGCTTGGCGGGATGGTCGCCAATCTTTCTGCGGGCAAGCGCGGTTGGGACGATAAGCTCAACTATTTCAGCGACTGGGCGGTGAAGGCGCAGCGGCTGAAGGATGAGCTGCTCTTCCTGGTGGATGAAGATACGGCGGCGTTCAACAAAGTGATGGCGGCATTCGCTTTGCCCAAGGAATCACCCGAAGAAAAAGCGGCGCGGTCGGCCGCCATCCAATCCGCCAACAAATATGCCGCCGAGATTCCGTTGCGAGTGATGGAGACGGCGTTCAACGCTTATCAACTCTTGGGCGAGATGGCCGAGAGCGGGAATCCCGCTTCGATTTCTGACGTGGGAGT
It includes:
- the ftcD gene encoding glutamate formimidoyltransferase, with translation MKKIIECVPNFSEGRNLDIIRQITDAIASVDGISLLNVDPGASTNRTVVTFAGSPEAAVEAAFRGIQKAAVLIDMRKHKGAHPRMGATDVCPFIPVNNVSWEEAIDCARTLGKRVGDELEIPVYLYEKAASDSSRSNLSVIRAGEYEGFFEKIKEPAWKPDFGPAVFSEKSGATVIGARDFLVAYNANLNTRAVRRANSVAFDVRENGRVKTDDGTPSGKPVLDENGEPVRIPGTLKHVKAIGWYVEEYGMAQVSMNLTNLEETPLHAAFDACSESASNRGLRVTGSEIVGMLPKKCLVEAGRYFLRKQKWSEGASEEELIDVAVRSMGLSELKPFDPKEKIIEFKMESAAKKSLVKMDLRQFCNETLSDSPAPGGGSVAALMGALGISLGGMVANLSAGKRGWDDKLNYFSDWAVKAQRLKDELLFLVDEDTAAFNKVMAAFALPKESPEEKAARSAAIQSANKYAAEIPLRVMETAFNAYQLLGEMAESGNPASISDVGVGLLALRACIEGAGMNVRINLAGLKDEQFKSALQDKLQKVSASSESEFRKIHSIVESKLG